ACCAGGCTGCCGAGCAATATCGCCAGATATATCGCCAGAGAGACCGGAGACGTCAAGCCCAGCACTTTTTCGGTCATGGAGCTGGCATCGTACCCGAACAGGGCGACGATCGCTAAGAGAAAGAACGGCACCAGCAGAAATAGAATATAAAATGGTAGCGCCGTGGGTAAAAATAAAAATTTTTTTTTCATGTGACCGGACTAGAGCCTTAAATGGTCGAAGCTTTCTTATCAACAACAATAAAGTCTTTTACAGCCCTTACAGCCGTGAAAGGTATGTGCACTAACCCGTCTTCCATGCGGTAGTTTTCGACATTCAGTGTCATGTCCGGACGTATAAGCAGGTCGACAAGGTCGCCTGTCCTTAGGTCTACGGTAATATTATACAGGATCCCCATCTCAGACCCGTCGGTCCCCATCACTTTCTTATTGGATAGCTTTTTTGCCATGATCTTAACCATTGTGATCCCTCGCATCCATCTCCTACGGCCGCGTAACCGTTTTTGAGAACGTGCGGCAGCCCATAGATATGATAACCGTAGATATTACCGCTCTCCCATTTAATATAATTTCGTATTGAAAGCCGGTATGAGTGATTGAATGATCATAAGATATT
The nucleotide sequence above comes from Methanooceanicella nereidis. Encoded proteins:
- a CDS encoding PRC-barrel domain-containing protein, translated to MVKIMAKKLSNKKVMGTDGSEMGILYNITVDLRTGDLVDLLIRPDMTLNVENYRMEDGLVHIPFTAVRAVKDFIVVDKKASTI